The Geoalkalibacter subterraneus genome contains the following window.
GTTTCCCTACGTGCTCCTGCCCCCGCTCCTGCCTTGGCAGATGCTGTTCAGGTGACTGCCGTTGAAATCCGCGATGGGCGCGCCGCTATTTTGACCAACGGTCCCATCGACAAGTATCGTTATTTCAACCTCAGCACCCCGCCTCGCCTGGTGCTCGACATTTTTGGCGTCAAGCCTTCTTTCCGTGAACGCGAGCTGCCGGGGGCCAGAGGTTTCGACCGTGTCCGTGTCGGCACCTATGACGACAAGACCCGCTTTGTATTTGACGCAGGAGGCAGTGACCTGCCTTCCTACGAAGTTTCCCCTGCAGATGAGGGGCTCATGGTGACCTGGACTCCCGATGAAAGGGTGCCCATGGCGGAGCAGCCTTCTCCGGAGCCGGAAATCGAAATGGTGGAATCCACCCGGGAGCCGCAGGCGGCGCAAAGCAGGCCTGAGCCTGTTGCTGCTCCGACAGAGGAGCCTGAGCCCAAGTCTGAACCTGTGGTGTCATCCGAACCGGAGGTGGGCGAAAATGACGCTCCGAAAGCAGAGCCAAAACCGGTTTCCGCGCGTCAGGTCGCGGAGGTTGAGGTTAACGCCAAACCCGCTCCGGTGACCGAACGTATGACACAAGCGCCGGTACAGGTAGAAGATATCTCTTTTGCCATCGAAGGAGATCTTTCCGTCCTGACCGTAGATCTCTCCGCCCCCGCCCAGGTCAGCAATCCCATCAAGCGCGGCAATGTCGTCCTGTTCGGCCTTGATCACGCTACCATCAAGCGGTCTCTGCGCCGCGTGATCGACACATCTGCGTTCCCCAGCGCACTTGAAATGATCACGCCCTATACCGTCAATCGCGGAACGGTACAGGATGTGCGATTTGCCGCCCGTCTCAAAGGGGATGTGCCCTATCGCCTCAAACAGCGTGGGGATCAACTTATTTTCGAAGTTGAGAACGGTGAATTTGCGAAGACGGGCGAGGCGGCAGCTCAAATTGAATTGAAGGGGGCGCAATCGTCCACCAGAGTTGTGGCCGCCCATGCGCCTGTCCCTGCAATTGACAGCGGGGAGAAGACGGCCCCTAAAAGCCTCGCAACCCAGGCTCTTTTCGGGGAAGAATCACAGGTTTCTGCGCCGTCTTACAGCGGCGACCGGATCTCCCTGGTGTTTGACAACGCTGATGTACGCAATCTGCTGCAGCTTATCGCCGAGGTTAGCGATCTCAACATCATCGCCTCTGAAGAGGTCAGCGGCAACGTCAGTATCCGGCTCATCGACGTTCCGTGGGACCAGGCCCTCGATGTGATTCTCGATATCAAGCAGCTCGGGATGATTCGTGAAGGCAATGTAGTGAGGATCCTGCCGAAGAGCAAGATCCGCGAGATGGAAGAGGCGGTGCTCACCGCCGCACGCAACAAGAGCGAACTTGAACCGCTGGTGACCCGGGTTTTCAGTGTCAGCTACACTGACCTTGCGAATGTAGCTGCCCCCTTGCGCGATGTCATGAGTGAGCGGGGCCGATTGACCCAGGATCCACGCAACAAGCAGATTATCGTAAAAGATACCCCTTCGGTTATGGAAGAGATTGAAGGTCTCGTTGAGATCCTTGATACTCCCGAACGCCAAGTGATGATTGAGGCGCGGATTGTTGAGGCCAGTTCCGATTTTACCCGTGATCTTGGAGTCAACTGGGGAATCAGCAGTGCAAGTAACCTCGACCCTGGAATCAACCGTGAATCTTTTAATGCCGGGATCGGCGGTAATTTCCTTGTGAATCTCCCGACGGCGGGTGATCCTTCAACAACCGCAGGTCTTGGCGTACGATTCGGTGAAATTCTGATCGATAATACGGTTATCGATTTACGCCTCAGCGCCCTTGAATCCTCGGGGCACGGCAAGATTATCTCCCGCCCGCGAGTATCAACCCTCAATGGTCAGGAAGCGGTGATTACCCAGGGGACGACGATCCCTTACCAGACTTCAGGTGCTGATGGGCCCAAGACAGAGTTTGTTGATGCCACCCTCGAACTTAAAGTAATCCCCGTCATTAATCCTGATAACAGCATCATTATGGAGATCGAGGCCAGCAACAGTACTCCAGGGCAGACCTTTACAAATGCCGATTTGCCTGGGATCAACAAAAAAGAGGCCAAGACCAAGGTGCTGGTTTACGACGGGGACACCACGGTATTGGGCGGGATCTTTGTTGAAGACGACAGCGAAACCGAATCCGGTGTCCCTTGGTTGATGAATGTGCCGTTTTTAGGACGTTTTTTCAAATCGACCAATGTCGAAAAGCGTCGCTCGGAATTGCTGATCTTCATCACCCCGCGTATTCTTGAATAGGGCCGACCGGCATCTTTTCGCATACGCGATAAAATGACAATACAGAAACAGGACAGGTCCTCCCCTGTCCTGTTTCTGTATTCAGAGATCAGGATACAAATGTCTTCAACCAGAAGGGAAAATCTTTTTTTGATCGGATTTATGGGGGCCGGCAAGACCACCGTCGGGAAGGTTCTTGCCGAGAAGCTGGGTTGGTGTTTTATGGATCTTGATCAGGTCATCGAGCAGCGCTCGGAGAAAAGGATTTCGGAGATTTTCGCCGAGCAGGGCGAAAGGTTTTTTAGAGACATGGAGTCGCAAGTGTTGTCCGAGGTGTCGACAAATGCCCATACCGTGGTTGCGACAGGCGGTGGCGTGATCGGTCGTGAAAAAAACAGGCACCTGATGCGCAATACTGGTATTGTGGTTTTTCTCGATGTGCCCTGGAAGCAGTTGCTTGAGCGCATCGAAGAAGGGCAGGGGCGGCCGCTTGCCGAGGGAGAGGATGCCATGCAGCGATTAACCTCCCTGTTTGAGCAGCGCCTCCCCCTTTATCGGATGGCCGACCTGGTGATCGACTGCAGCGGGCAATCGCCGCAGGATCTGGCGGAGGGGATTGTTTCCCGGCTGAACGAAACGAAGTTATTCCTGAATTGATGTGATGGGTTGATTCGATGTCGAATGATAACGGAGTAAAATTGATCGAAGTTGGATTGGGGGAGCGGTCCTATCCGATCTGGATCGGAAGCGGTGTCCTTCCGAGGCTGGGCGAAGCTTTGAAGCGGGTTTCTTTTCCCCGGCGGATTGCGGTGGTGACCAACGAAACCGTCGCCCCGCTTTATGGTGAGCAGGTCCTGTCGGCATTGCGCCAAAGCAGCTTCGCCGCGGAGTTGATTGTCCTGCCGGATGGGGAAGAGCATAAAAATCTCGAATCGCTCAATTTTATTTTCGACGAACTGATTACGCGCGGCTTTGATCGAGGAACCGGCCTGATCGCCCTGGGGGGCGGCGTGATCGGCGATCTGGCCGGCTTTGCCGCCGCCACCTACCTGCGTGGTATCCCTTTTGTGCAGGTGCCGACCACGCTTCTGGCTCAGGTCGACAGTTCCGTGGGCGGGAAAACCGCCATCAACCACCGTCTCGGTAAAAACCTGGTCGGCGCCTTTTACCAGCCGCGTCATGTTCACATCGACGTCGACACGCTGGCAACTCTGCCGGAGCGCGAGTTCAGGGCCGGTTGTGCGGAGATCGTCAAGTATGGCGTGATTCGCGACGGAGACTTTTTCGAATGGCTCGAAGACAACGCGCAGCGTATTGGTGAACGCGATCCTGCCTGCCTGATCCATGCCGTTCGCATTTCTTGCCAAATAAAAGCGGATATTGTAGAAATTGACGAGAAAGAAGGCGGTCTCAGGGCGATTCTCAACTACGGACATACCCTGGGGCACGCCGTCGAACTGCTCAGCGGCTATGGAAAGGTGCGGCACGGCGAAGCCGTGGCCATCGGCATGGTCGCGGCGGCGACGGTCTCATCCCGGTTGGGGCATTGCAGCTCCGCGGATGTGGAGCGAATCAGGCGGCTCCTGAGCGCTCTGGGTCTGCCTGTGCGCCTGCCTGATTTTGCCGCGTCCGATTATCTGGCTGCGCTTTCCCGCGACAAGAAGGTTCAGGACGGCAGGCTCCGCATGATTTTCAATCGTGGTATCGGTGACTGTCTGATTGAGGATGTCGCCGACCCTGAACGGACAATCGCTCCGGTTCTCGACTCCCTCAGGAACGAGGTGGATCAATGAGCACACGCAGCATGGAGGAAAGCTGGTTCCAGGAACTGGCTCGCAAGCTGGTGTCCCTGGCAGATAACCCGGATGATGCATCTACTTTTGAGAGCCTGGCAGAAAAGCTGGTCGAGGTGGAGTGTCGGAAGGAAGCGTTGGAACTGACCCGCGCCGGATTGACCCGCGTCCCGCAAAGCCCTGGACTGGCATTTCTTGAAGCCCGGCTGCTTTCTGAAGAAGGGGATGTACAGGGAGCCTGGAACGCCGTGGGGCGCTTGCTCGAGATCGATCCGAAGAATACCCGGGGGCTTTGGCTGAAAGCCCGGCTGGGCCTTCGCCTGGAGAAGAAGGATGAGGCGATTCGGGCAGCACGAATGTTGCTGAGCCTCGAGCCTGACCACCCGGAAGCCCGCGCCCTGCTTTCGAAGATGGCTCCCGAGGAGCATGAAAAAAATGTGGCTGGGGGCAAGGGGGGCGCTGAAACGGGGCGCCGCACCATTACCACCGCAACCCTGGCCGAAATCTATGTCAAGCAGGGATATCTGAATAAGGCGGTTCATGTCTATCGTGAACTGTTGGAGGCCGAGCCTGGCAACGAGCGGTTGGCGCAGCGGCTCAAGGAGTTGGAACTGCAGATCGCCGGACCGGCTCCGACCAGCCCGACGGAACCTTCTGAGCCGGCGCCTCCGGAACTTTCCCGGGAGGAGAAACTCCTGAACGTATTTGAGAGCTGGCTTACCGCTATTGGCCAAAGGAGATCGCATGTTCACTGATATGCTGCGCCGGTTCGTCGAGCAGTGTCCCGGAGCGGTCGGGGCCGTTCTGATGGGTTATGACGGTATCGCCGTCGATCAGTATTATCTGCCGGTGGAGAGGGTTGATCTGGGAATGGTGGCTGTGGAATACGCCAACGTTCTCAAGGAGATCAGAAATGCCGCGGAAATTCTGAAGACCGGAGAGCTGCGGGAAGTTTCCATCGTCTCTAAATCCTACCAGGTTCTGATTCGCACCCTGGGGGATGAATATTTTATCGGGTTGACCCTCAAACGTGAAGGCAATGCCGGCAAGGGGCGCTACCTGCTGCTGCGCGACGCACCTGAAATCCAGGCCGCCCTGGCTTGAAAAGAGATGGAATCCAATGAAAATTCTTGTCGTCAATGGGCCTAATCTCAATCTCCTCGGCACTCGGGAGCCTGAAATCTACGGGACGAAAACTCTCGATGATGTGATGGAGAGTCTCCAGAAAACCGGCCTTGACCTGGGGGCTGAAGTGCGCTGGTTTCAATCCAATCACGAAGGGGCCTTGATTGATCGCATTCAGGCTGCACGGGATGATGGAACAGAGGGGCTGATTCTCAACCCCGGCGGCCTGACGCACACAAGCGTCTCTTTGCGTGACTGCATCTCTGGCGTCAGCCTGCCGACGATCGAGGTCCACCTTTCGAATATCCATGCCCGCGAAACCTTTCGCCATCATTCTTTCATTGCTCCGGTCGCTGCGGGTCAGATCGTGGGACTCGGAGCACTGGGTTATGAACTGGCACTGCGTGCATTGATCCAGGGCGTACGTTAATTCTTTGCCGGACAAGGCCGTTTCATGATAGAAAACAGAATCCTTTCTCTTCGGCAGATACTGCGTGATGAGGGGGTTGACGCTCTTTTGTTGTGGAGTCTGCCCAACATCCGCTATGTCACCGGTTTTACCGGTAGCGACGCGGTGGTTGTGGTGACTGCGAAGAGTGTTTTTTTTCTGACGGATTCGCGCTATGTTTCCCAGGCTCAACAGCAGGTCAGGGTCGATGAAATCCGCGAGTACAAGGTTAAAACCGACGGCGTCGGTTCTCTGATAGCAGAGATTGGCTGTCCCCGGGTAGGCTTCGAGGGCGAAGCTGTTTCCGTCGCAATTTTTAACAAGTTACGCAGCCAGAGCGCTGACAACCTGGCATGGGTTCCTCTGGATGAGCGCTTTTCCCGTCTGCGCGGGATCAAGTCTTTATCTGAGCTTGAGTTTCTTGAAAACGCGGCAGGGCTTCACCAGGAGGCGCTGGAGGAGATTCTGCCCCGAATCCGTCCGGGTGTCACCGAGCGTGATGTTGCCTTTGCGCTGGAAATCGCCCTGCGCCGCCGTGGAGGCGAGGATCGGGCGTTCGATTTCATTGTCGCGTCCGGCCCTCGAGGGGCGTTGCCCCATGGCGTTGCGAGCGACAAACAGCTGGCGTCCGGGGAGCTGGTGACGATCGATTTCGGTACACGTATCGGTGGTTACTACTCGGATGAAACAGTGACCCTTGCTCTTGGCGAGGTCGACCCGAAGCTGCGTCGGATATACGATTGCGTACTCGAGGCTCATGATCGCGCCATTGAAGCCATTCGGCCCGGTGCTGAACTCAAGGTTATTGACGCCGTTGCACGCGAGTATATCGCCGAGTGCGGTTACGGCGACTATTTCGGGCATGGTCTTGGCCACGGGGTCGGTTTGCAGGTGCACGAATTTCCCACTCTGTCGCCGCGATCGCGCGACCGTGTCGAAGAGGGAATGGTTTTTACCGTAGAACCCGGTATTTATGTGCCGGATCTGGGTGGGGTCCGAATCGAGGACATGGTGACGGCGACGGCAGGCGGTTCACGGCGGCTGACGCGCATCTCCAAAGAATTTCGGACTCTGCCTTTCGACTGACCGCTTTTGCGGAATCTATTTTTTTCAAGGAGGACGTGTGGATGGAAATTAAAGATCTTAAAGCTTTGATCAAGATGATCACCGATACCGACATTACCGAGTTCGAAATGGAGAACGAGGAAGAGAAAATACTGATCAAACGCGGCAAGGAGCAGGAAGTGATTCATGTTTCAAGTCCCGCCGCGCCTCAATATATGCAACCCGCTCCACAGGCACCTGCGGCACCCGCTTCGGCTGCCGCTCCTGTTCCTGAAGAGGCCGCCTCTGCGGCTAAGGACGCATACGAAGCGATCACCTCTCCGATTGTCGGGACCTTTTATCGCGCACCTGCGCCGGATGCCGATCCTTATGTCGAAGTCGGATCCATTGTTGAGAAAGGGCAGGTGCTCTGCATTGTTGAAGCGATGAAGCTGATGAATGAGATCGAGGCCGAGTTCAAGTGCAAGGTGATCGAAATCGCCAAGCAGAACGCCGAGCCGGTTGAATTCGGAGATGTCCTGTTCCGGGTGGAGCGACTGTAGGCCGTGAGCAGTCAGGTCTAACCTCCGTGTGTCATTGATCACTGGTCAACGGGAGACTCCAATGTTCAACAAAATACTGATCGCTAATCGCGGCGAAATCGCCATCCGTGTGATCCGGGCCTGCAAGGAACTCGGCATCAAAACAGTGGCCGTTCACAGCGATGTCGATAGCGAATCACTGCATGTTAAGTTGGCCGATGAGAGCATCTGCATCGGCTCTGCACCCAGTGCGCATAGTTACCTCAATATCAAGGCCATTATCAGCGCGGCCGAAGTCACAGACTCCAGTGCCATTCATCCCGGCTACGGGTTTCTGTCTGAAAACGCCGAATTCGCAGAAATCTGCGGGAATTGCGGAATTACCTTTATCGGTCCGTCGCCTCAAAGCATGCGGCTGATGGGGGATAAGATCAGCGCCCGGCAGACGGTGACCAAAGCGGGCGTGCCGATTCTGCCCGGCACGACCGAAGGGGTGAAGTCGGCAGATGAAGCGAAGAAGATCGCCGCCGAGATCGGTTACCCGGTCATTATCAAGGCCACTGCCGGCGGTGGCGGACGCGGCATGAAGGTGGTTCATTCGCCGGCATCCCTGCCCAATGCTTTTGCCACGGCTCGCGCTGAAGCGCAATCCGGCTTCGGTAATCCGGACGTCTATATCGAGAAATTCTGCGAACGTCCGCGCCATGTTGAAATCCAGATCATGGCCGACAAGCACGGCAACGTGATTCATCTGGGCGAACGCGACTGCTCCATTCAGCGCCGCCACCAGAAACTGATCGAGGAAGCGCCCTGCCCGGTGCTGACCGCCGACTTGCGCAAGCGTATGGGCGATTGCGCTGTGGCGGCGGCCAAGGCGGTGGATTATTCCAGCGTCGGCACCATCGAGTTCCTGCTCGATCAGGACAAAAACTTCTACTTCATGGAAATGAACACCCGGGTACAGGTTGAACATCCCGTGACCGAGATGGTGACCGGGGTCGATATCATTCAGGAACAGATTCGCATTGCCGCCGGTCAGCCTCTGCGCTACAAGCAGTCGGACATCAAGATCAAGGGGCATGCGATCGAATGCCGCATCAACGCGGAAGATCCTGAAAAATTCACCCCCTGTCCCGGCAAGATCGACGGCTATCATCCCCCCGGGGGGCTTGGAGTGCGGGTGGACAGCGGCGTGTACGACCAGTATAAAGTGCTGCCCCATTATGATTCGATGATCGGCAAGCTCATCGTTCATGCCGATACGCGCGAAGAGGCCATTCGCCGCATGTCCCGCGCACTCGATGAGTACATCATCGACGGGATCAAGACCACGATCCCCTTCCATCAGAAGATCATGAAGAGTCGTGAGTTTATCGAGGGTGATGTCGATACGGGATTCCTCGAACGCGTGATCCTGTAACATTCGCAGAACAATTAAGGGCCGGCACTGCCGGCCTTTTTTTATCGACGAGGTTCGCTTTTGCAATCATGGCGGCTGATTCGCAATGAACCCATGAGCGGCGCATTGAATATGGCCGTTGATGAGGTGCTGCTTGATGAGGTGGCACAGGCGCGCAGTGCACCGGTTGTGAGGCTCTACCGCTGGCAGCCTGCGGCGGTCAGCCTGGGCTATGCTCAAAGGGGTGAAGGGCAGGTGAGTTTCGAGGCCTGTCGTCGGCACGGCATCGATGTGGTCAGGCGCCTGACCGGCGGACGTGCCGTCCTGCATCAACGGGAAATCACTTATGCGGTGATCGCGCGAGAGGATACGCCTCCATTCTCTTCCTCGATTCTCGATAATTATCGTTTGATTGCTGATGCTCTTCTTGCTGCTTATAGGAGCCTTGAGGTCCAATGTACCCTTGAACCCAGGCGTCGACGGACCGAATATGTGCGTGAGGCGTCCAATGTCTGTTTCGCGGCCCCATCAAGCTACGAAATTGTTCGCAGCGGGCGCAAATTGACCGGAAGTGCCCAGAAGAGGCAAGGTGGCGCTTTTCTGCAGCATGGTTCGCTGCCCCTGGAGATGGACCTGGATTTGCTGTGGGAGGTTCTTTCCCCTGCGGAGCAGGACCCAGACTCGGGAGAAAAGGGGCGCAGGGTTCTGGAAGAAAGTGTGGACTGGATCAATCGTCTGCGCAGCGAGCCTGTCAGCGACACACAGGTTGAAAAGGCACTCATCCATTCATTTGTCGATTGCCTTCCCATTCGGCTGAAGGAAGATTGCCTGCGGGAGCATGAATGGGCGCGTGCCGGCAATCTCGCTTCAACAAAATACGCAAAGAGCTGGGAATGAAAAATACTTTGAAAAAGCCCTGTCGCCCGCGCTATCATTTTGCGGTTGAACTCTCAACCTTTCTCTGGTGAACGCGATCTGTTTGATGCCCGCAGAGCTTATGATGACGCCCTCGATCAGATTGCGCTTCTGGTCCGTTATGACCAGCCAGTTGCCCCGGAGGATCCCGAATTGGAACGAAAACCTGTTTATTTCAGTGAAGAGCCGGGCTTTGCCGCTGCTGTGCGGCAAAGCCCGGAAATTATGCAGCAGCTGCGGCGCATCGAACGGCTCGATATCGAGGGGGAGGTGGCGCGCAACCAGGTTCTGCCCCGTGTGGACCTGGCCGCCGAATATTCTCATCGAGGGTTTGATGAACGCTACGCCGATACGGTCGGTGATCTGGCCGATGACGATCTGGCCAACTGGCAGGTCGGGGTTGAGTTGTCCTGCCCGGTTGCCAATCGCGCGGCCCGTAATGAATTGACGCGGGTCCGTCTGCTTAGAAGGCAGCAAAGCGTGCGGCTCAACCAACTCAAGGAAGAGGTTCGCACCGAAATCCGCGCCGCGCTGGCCGACTACAACAATGCTGTGACCGATTATCTGCGGGTCAGCGGTCTTTTGCTTGAGCAGGCGGGGGTGCGTTTTATTGCCCAGGTTCGCAAGGATGAGGATGGCCCGCTGCTGGGAATGGAGACACCATGACCCTCAACGTCGGGCACATCGCCTATCTCAACTGCGTTCCTTTCTTTCATTACCTGCGTGAGGTCGGTTTCGACGGAAACATCGTGCAGGGCGTCCCGTCCCAGCTCAATGCCATGCTGGCTGAAGGAAAGCTCGATCTCAGCCCTTCGTCCTCCTTTGAATACGGACTGCACTGGCAGAAGTATGTGCTGCTTCCCGATCTGTCCATCAGCTCCAAAGGCCCCGTCCAGAGCGTTCTGCTGTTCTCCCCATGCTCCCTGGAAGAATTCGAGGGCTGTCAGGTCGCTCTAACCGGAGAGTCGGCCACCTCCGTCAACCTGCTCAAAATTCTTCTCAAGGAGTTCGTCGGTCTGCGCGAAGTCGATTTCCAGGTGCCGCAAAAGCCGGTCGAAGAATGCATCCAACAGAGACAACCGGCCCTTCTCATTGGCGACCGCGCCCTGAAGATGAGCAAACGCTGCCCACCGGGGTGTCGGATTTATGACCTGGGTGAACTCTGGTATCAGTACACAGGCAAGCCTTTTGTCTTCGCGCTGTGGATCGTGCGGCGCGAAGCGGTGGAAAACAAGCGCCGGGAGTTGAATCTTTTAAAAGAAAAATTGAAGAGATCCCTTGAAAAATCCCTGAAAGACAAAAAGCCTCTGGCGATGGCTGTCTCCGACAACTTAAGTTTGACCGTCTCTGAAATAACCGAATACTGGACAATCATGGATTACAGGCTCGAAAAAGACCATATCGAAGGGCTCGAGCTTTATTTTGATTTGTGCCATTTGCATGGGCTTTTGCCGGATAAGCCTCAGATTGATTTTTTCTGCTGACTACAACAGGAGCAAAAAATCTCAAACTCCTTCATTTTGAAAATCTTTTTCTGTAATCCTCCAGAATCTGCGCATGGTCAAAACACAACGGTGCGGGCAGGTCATCAAGGGAAAACAGCCTGGCCCTCGCCGCATCGTCTCCTCCATAGGGCGTGCCCTGCGCATCGGCAATAAAGACGAAAGAGATGTTGTGCTGGCGCGGGTCGCGCTGCGGGTCGGAATAGGCGCGAAACTGTCGGAGATTCTCGACCTTCAATCCAGTTTCCTCCAGCGCCTCGCGTTCAGCAGCGGTCTCGAGACTCTCACCGTAATCGACGAAACCGCCCGGCAGCGCCCACCCTCGCGGTTCATTGGCACGTTCTATGAGAACAATCTGGTCGTCGATGCGGATAATGATGTCCACGGTCGGAAAGGGGTTGCGAAAAGTCTTAACCGCTGCACCACAATTCGGGCATGTCAAAATTTCACCGGCCATGCTCTATTCTCCTCATTGTCAGGTTTTTTGTTGACAGTATAAAACCAATCTGGTTCAAATAACACCCTGTTGGGCCCGGGTGGTGGAATTGGTAGACACAAGGGACTTAAAATCCCTTTCTATTATTAGAGTGCGGGTTCGAGTCCCGCCCCGGGCACCACCGAATAAAGCAGAATCGGACACTTAGCTGGTTCTGCTTTTTCTTTTTTAGTTTGAAGTAGAAACCCACACCCTGTGGGTGTGGTGATGTGGACTGGCTACGCCGGTCCCGAATGGGTATGGCTGAAAGCCGCTCACTGTTATTCTTTCTTTCGAGTTGTGCCGCAACATCGAAAAGAAAGGAGAAAACAGTGAGCAGCCGATTTCGTAAGTTATCACACTCGATATGGCACTGCCAGTATCACATCGTTTGGGTCCCAAAGTACCGGTTTCGGATTTTGCAGGGAAAAGTGAAAGAGGCCGTTGAATCAGGTATTCATGCGATATGTGGCTATTCCGGTTGTGAAGTCGTGGAGTTGAATGTTCAGCCCGATCATGTCCATCTGGTTGTGATGATCCCGCCCAAGGTGTCGATCTCGAACTTTCTGGGGCGGTTAAAAGGGCAGACGTCGATGAAACTGTTTCAGCAGTTTCGGCATTTGCGGAAGAAACCCTATTGGGGCAACCACTTTTGGGCCAAGGGCTATTGCGTTGATACCGTCGGCATGGATGCGGACATGATACGCAAGTATGTCCGCTATCAGGACAAGCAAGAGCGGCAAATGGAGCAACTTCAGTTGGGAGATTGAGGACAGGACCGCGGCACAACTCCAGCCCGCCCCCTTGGGGGCAGGGCCAGCCCCCCTATGGGGGGCGAACTACAAAGCCACGTCCTGTGGGCGTGGATTCTTTACTTATTCAATTTTAACCACAAACCCCGAAAAGCGCCGCGATTGTACCCCGTAGTGTCCCAAAATTCCCCCCCATTATTTCTTGTTACTTTCTATTAGCACCCCACTGCGGCCCAAAATTCAGATACTTACAGACATGACACATGGTCAACGAAATCTGACTGAAGAACAGGTTGGCGGCCAACCCGACTGTGGTGATATGCATCAGGATAATCATGCCGGGGATGTAGGTCCCGATCGAGACCCAGAGCAGATATGAAAGGCGAACCTGTACGGGAAAGGCGTCAAACCGGAAGCGGAACAACCCGAGGAATAAGAGAGCGTGGAAAGTTGAGAGAAAAACCACCCAAGGATAGAAAGAGCGGTCGAAGAGACCACCGAGGAGGAGGAGTCAGGTGAGCAGCCAGGGCGGAGCATAAAATTGCTTGAGCCGGAAAAGTTCACCGTTCTTCCCGGCAAAGGCGTCGATGCCGTAGTCGGGGGCAAAGAAGTCACCATAGGGAATCGCTCCATTCTGAACGACCATGGCATCTCTCTGGATTCCTCTTTTATCAACCTTGTCGATCAACAGAACGAGGCCGGCCGCAGCGTGGTGCTGATGGCGATGAACAAAAAGGTGGTCGGGGCCCTGGCTCTGGCCGACAGGTTGCGGCCCGACTCCCGGGAAATTGTGGCACGTCTGGCAGGGTTCGGGAAAAAGATCTCCCTGTTGACCGGCGACTCGCAGGCGATCGCAGGGAAGATATCTCGGCAGGTCGGCATCGATGACTACTGCGCCAACCTTCTGCCCGAAGGCAAGATGAAGGCGGTTGAAGAGTATGAGAGACCAGGCCAGAGGGTCTGCATGGTGGGGGACGGCATCAACGATGCGCCTGCTCTGAAGGCGGCAAGCATCGGTATCGCCATGGCAGGAATCGGCAGCGACATCGCAGCCGATTCCGCCGACATTATCCTGGTCAAGGATGACCTCTCCAAGCTGCCTTACATCACGGCGCTGGCCACGGCGGTTTCGCAAAAAATAAAACAGAATATCGTCCTGTCGCTCAGCATGAATTTC
Protein-coding sequences here:
- a CDS encoding M24 family metallopeptidase, translating into MIENRILSLRQILRDEGVDALLLWSLPNIRYVTGFTGSDAVVVVTAKSVFFLTDSRYVSQAQQQVRVDEIREYKVKTDGVGSLIAEIGCPRVGFEGEAVSVAIFNKLRSQSADNLAWVPLDERFSRLRGIKSLSELEFLENAAGLHQEALEEILPRIRPGVTERDVAFALEIALRRRGGEDRAFDFIVASGPRGALPHGVASDKQLASGELVTIDFGTRIGGYYSDETVTLALGEVDPKLRRIYDCVLEAHDRAIEAIRPGAELKVIDAVAREYIAECGYGDYFGHGLGHGVGLQVHEFPTLSPRSRDRVEEGMVFTVEPGIYVPDLGGVRIEDMVTATAGGSRRLTRISKEFRTLPFD
- the accB gene encoding acetyl-CoA carboxylase biotin carboxyl carrier protein, with product MEIKDLKALIKMITDTDITEFEMENEEEKILIKRGKEQEVIHVSSPAAPQYMQPAPQAPAAPASAAAPVPEEAASAAKDAYEAITSPIVGTFYRAPAPDADPYVEVGSIVEKGQVLCIVEAMKLMNEIEAEFKCKVIEIAKQNAEPVEFGDVLFRVERL
- the accC gene encoding acetyl-CoA carboxylase biotin carboxylase subunit, with product MFNKILIANRGEIAIRVIRACKELGIKTVAVHSDVDSESLHVKLADESICIGSAPSAHSYLNIKAIISAAEVTDSSAIHPGYGFLSENAEFAEICGNCGITFIGPSPQSMRLMGDKISARQTVTKAGVPILPGTTEGVKSADEAKKIAAEIGYPVIIKATAGGGGRGMKVVHSPASLPNAFATARAEAQSGFGNPDVYIEKFCERPRHVEIQIMADKHGNVIHLGERDCSIQRRHQKLIEEAPCPVLTADLRKRMGDCAVAAAKAVDYSSVGTIEFLLDQDKNFYFMEMNTRVQVEHPVTEMVTGVDIIQEQIRIAAGQPLRYKQSDIKIKGHAIECRINAEDPEKFTPCPGKIDGYHPPGGLGVRVDSGVYDQYKVLPHYDSMIGKLIVHADTREEAIRRMSRALDEYIIDGIKTTIPFHQKIMKSREFIEGDVDTGFLERVIL
- a CDS encoding lipoate--protein ligase family protein; the encoded protein is MQSWRLIRNEPMSGALNMAVDEVLLDEVAQARSAPVVRLYRWQPAAVSLGYAQRGEGQVSFEACRRHGIDVVRRLTGGRAVLHQREITYAVIAREDTPPFSSSILDNYRLIADALLAAYRSLEVQCTLEPRRRRTEYVREASNVCFAAPSSYEIVRSGRKLTGSAQKRQGGAFLQHGSLPLEMDLDLLWEVLSPAEQDPDSGEKGRRVLEESVDWINRLRSEPVSDTQVEKALIHSFVDCLPIRLKEDCLREHEWARAGNLASTKYAKSWE
- a CDS encoding TolC family protein, whose amino-acid sequence is MERKPVYFSEEPGFAAAVRQSPEIMQQLRRIERLDIEGEVARNQVLPRVDLAAEYSHRGFDERYADTVGDLADDDLANWQVGVELSCPVANRAARNELTRVRLLRRQQSVRLNQLKEEVRTEIRAALADYNNAVTDYLRVSGLLLEQAGVRFIAQVRKDEDGPLLGMETP
- a CDS encoding menaquinone biosynthetic enzyme MqnA/MqnD family protein — encoded protein: MTLNVGHIAYLNCVPFFHYLREVGFDGNIVQGVPSQLNAMLAEGKLDLSPSSSFEYGLHWQKYVLLPDLSISSKGPVQSVLLFSPCSLEEFEGCQVALTGESATSVNLLKILLKEFVGLREVDFQVPQKPVEECIQQRQPALLIGDRALKMSKRCPPGCRIYDLGELWYQYTGKPFVFALWIVRREAVENKRRELNLLKEKLKRSLEKSLKDKKPLAMAVSDNLSLTVSEITEYWTIMDYRLEKDHIEGLELYFDLCHLHGLLPDKPQIDFFC
- a CDS encoding NUDIX domain-containing protein: MAGEILTCPNCGAAVKTFRNPFPTVDIIIRIDDQIVLIERANEPRGWALPGGFVDYGESLETAAEREALEETGLKVENLRQFRAYSDPQRDPRQHNISFVFIADAQGTPYGGDDAARARLFSLDDLPAPLCFDHAQILEDYRKRFSK
- the tnpA gene encoding IS200/IS605 family transposase is translated as MSSRFRKLSHSIWHCQYHIVWVPKYRFRILQGKVKEAVESGIHAICGYSGCEVVELNVQPDHVHLVVMIPPKVSISNFLGRLKGQTSMKLFQQFRHLRKKPYWGNHFWAKGYCVDTVGMDADMIRKYVRYQDKQERQMEQLQLGD